One Bermanella sp. WJH001 genomic region harbors:
- a CDS encoding DUF3530 family protein, translated as MLIIHSLIILILSLPVWAADEDPAVVPEAADTQVTSDESSSEPSTAASQEDRKPLVYVTPNKAQQRVNETLRYLKTFQRESEIIEIGGMNGPFSGLYLPENTGKPQGGVLILHDIAQHAHWPNTVSPIREYLPDYGWNTLSIFFEQYIKKPLPDIPEPLVPPAPEAPETTNDETDLSQDNAQDTSAEMANSELDIENSDTAEIEAVDVPADLANNDPLGAIANSLDSVPDFQPAISPEVLSQPAIPVEDVFTDNMIQRVEDSLNKLNELGQYNLVIIANGYSANWAAKILEKRLQNNSVGYALILIDAKSSDYPKVALNESLAKLDIPMLDIITDTSEEMKLSIKTRKGTMLRNQNTKYMQLYLPAIKPDLTQTNNIISRRIRGWLATHAAGEEIAVKEKGKY; from the coding sequence ATGTTAATCATACACAGTCTCATTATTTTAATTTTATCGTTACCGGTATGGGCCGCTGATGAGGACCCAGCCGTTGTGCCAGAAGCGGCTGACACTCAAGTAACCAGCGATGAATCAAGCTCTGAACCCAGCACAGCCGCATCGCAAGAAGACCGTAAACCCCTTGTGTATGTCACCCCCAATAAAGCCCAGCAGCGGGTTAACGAAACCCTGCGCTATTTAAAAACGTTTCAGCGTGAAAGTGAGATCATTGAAATAGGCGGAATGAATGGCCCGTTTTCCGGTTTATATTTGCCGGAAAATACCGGCAAACCTCAAGGTGGTGTTTTAATATTGCACGACATCGCCCAGCATGCCCATTGGCCCAACACCGTATCCCCCATACGAGAATATTTACCTGACTATGGCTGGAATACACTAAGTATTTTCTTTGAGCAGTACATTAAAAAGCCATTACCGGATATCCCAGAACCCCTTGTCCCACCGGCCCCTGAGGCACCAGAAACCACCAATGACGAGACTGACCTTTCACAAGATAACGCACAAGATACCTCTGCAGAGATGGCTAACTCAGAATTAGATATTGAAAATTCAGACACAGCTGAAATTGAAGCTGTAGACGTGCCAGCGGACTTAGCGAACAACGATCCATTAGGCGCGATAGCAAATTCTCTTGATAGCGTGCCTGATTTTCAACCCGCTATTTCGCCTGAAGTATTATCACAACCGGCTATTCCTGTTGAGGATGTATTCACAGACAATATGATTCAAAGAGTGGAGGACAGCTTAAATAAACTCAATGAATTGGGTCAGTATAATTTGGTCATCATTGCAAATGGCTATAGTGCAAACTGGGCGGCTAAGATTTTAGAAAAGCGACTACAAAATAATAGTGTTGGCTATGCACTGATCTTAATTGATGCAAAAAGCAGTGACTATCCAAAGGTGGCATTAAATGAAAGTCTTGCCAAGTTAGACATCCCTATGCTGGACATCATTACTGACACTTCAGAAGAAATGAAGCTAAGCATTAAAACTCGTAAAGGCACGATGTTAAGAAATCAAAATACAAAATACATGCAATTATACTTACCCGCAATCAAACCGGACCTTACCCAAACCAACAATATTATTTCAAGACGAATTAGAGGCTGGTTAGCGACCCATGCAGCAGGAGAAGAAATCGCAGTGAAAGAAAAAGGCAAGTATTAA
- a CDS encoding response regulator: MGNGEYRPKVLLIDDTPDVRDAFRALLEAEGYLFFEAYCGKDGINQAVSLLPDLILLDVMMPEMDGFETCKRLRALPDTADIPIIMVTALDDRDSKVKGIKSGADDFLSKPIDSIVFKARVKTITKLNRFRKLKEHEKENETTLKQTVNLLSDLLSLTINEKKEDSYRVLQVLLYLTEKLKIKDVDQVRYAALLLNIGKLALPHEILAKYNENKKFSPDERMIYKSYPAITKKLLSEIPSFHTVGEIISYSMIEYHELSTLKPTLNHPAFLGHLIYCAKAFDNFLSEGYSPKQVENEMLKTPEKYHPKIVTLLKHATPVMYESSPVMLSASDLRIGMLCHSDILSLQGTAILTKGEIINQANIERIMVFVKGVGIQEPIAILRRINTSKKI; encoded by the coding sequence ATGGGTAATGGTGAATATAGACCAAAAGTGCTACTCATAGATGATACCCCAGATGTTCGTGATGCTTTTCGTGCACTATTAGAAGCTGAAGGGTATTTATTTTTTGAGGCCTATTGCGGCAAGGACGGCATTAACCAGGCAGTATCTCTTCTACCAGATTTAATTTTACTGGACGTTATGATGCCTGAAATGGATGGGTTCGAAACCTGCAAGCGGCTTCGTGCTCTGCCTGACACTGCCGATATTCCAATCATCATGGTAACAGCCTTAGATGATAGAGACAGTAAAGTAAAAGGAATCAAATCCGGCGCGGATGATTTTCTCAGCAAGCCTATCGACAGCATTGTGTTTAAAGCTCGCGTAAAAACCATTACCAAATTAAATCGCTTTAGAAAACTTAAAGAACATGAGAAAGAAAATGAAACAACGTTAAAACAAACCGTAAATTTACTGTCAGACTTATTAAGCCTGACCATTAATGAAAAAAAAGAAGACAGCTACCGGGTACTGCAGGTTTTACTTTATTTAACCGAAAAATTAAAAATCAAAGACGTTGATCAAGTAAGATACGCCGCCCTGCTTTTAAATATTGGTAAGCTTGCGCTGCCTCATGAGATTCTTGCCAAATATAACGAAAATAAAAAATTCTCACCAGATGAGCGCATGATATACAAAAGCTACCCGGCGATAACCAAAAAGTTATTGAGTGAAATCCCTAGTTTTCATACCGTAGGGGAGATAATCTCATATTCAATGATTGAATATCATGAGTTATCAACCTTAAAACCCACACTCAATCACCCTGCTTTTCTTGGTCACCTAATCTATTGCGCTAAAGCATTTGATAATTTTCTTTCTGAAGGGTATTCACCCAAACAAGTAGAAAATGAAATGTTAAAAACGCCAGAAAAATACCATCCTAAAATTGTTACCCTGCTCAAGCATGCTACTCCAGTTATGTATGAATCATCGCCGGTTATGCTCAGTGCCTCTGATCTCAGGATTGGCATGCTTTGCCACAGCGACATACTCAGCTTACAGGGCACCGCTATTTTAACAAAAGGTGAAATCATCAACCAAGCCAACATTGAAAGAATTATGGTTTTTGTAAAAGGCGTCGGCATACAAGAACCAATCGCAATTCTTAGAAGAATAAACACATCAAAAAAAATATAG
- a CDS encoding manganese efflux pump, with protein MMMSDEYLVFVCASTLMALGIGIDAALATFVRSGHFKNNWQGFYWIAGVVITHTVFPMAGYFLAYLSVHQLPILAPIVGVVAFILVAHFLYTELLHDSESELHHSSWITMGLILAVSWDALWSGPAKSAQVLDWSQWMIWLSFLWVGAVVCLLCVVSFLIGKRWLLSLKDNSRLLPFMLWLQFSVIGYFGWLALFRYTFNWQLSELSIFCLSGVVIYIIQVRQKQSQQTAWQV; from the coding sequence ATGATGATGTCAGATGAGTATCTAGTATTTGTATGCGCCAGTACATTAATGGCATTGGGTATCGGTATTGATGCTGCATTAGCAACATTTGTACGTTCTGGTCATTTTAAAAATAACTGGCAAGGATTTTATTGGATTGCAGGTGTTGTCATTACCCACACGGTATTTCCTATGGCGGGGTATTTTCTGGCGTATTTGAGTGTGCATCAGCTCCCAATATTGGCACCTATAGTGGGTGTGGTGGCTTTTATTTTAGTCGCCCATTTTTTGTATACTGAATTACTACACGATAGTGAGAGTGAGTTGCACCATTCATCTTGGATTACCATGGGTTTAATTCTTGCGGTTAGTTGGGATGCCCTCTGGTCTGGGCCTGCTAAGTCAGCGCAAGTATTAGACTGGTCACAGTGGATGATTTGGTTGTCGTTTTTGTGGGTCGGTGCGGTGGTTTGTTTATTATGTGTCGTGAGTTTTTTAATAGGAAAACGATGGCTATTAAGCCTAAAGGATAACTCTCGGCTATTGCCTTTTATGTTATGGCTGCAATTCAGCGTGATTGGATATTTTGGCTGGTTGGCGCTGTTTCGATATACGTTTAATTGGCAGCTAAGTGAACTTAGTATTTTTTGTTTGAGCGGTGTGGTTATTTATATTATTCAAGTTAGGCAAAAACAAAGTCAACAAACTGCATGGCAGGTATGA
- a CDS encoding PAS domain-containing sensor histidine kinase: MLAIGIDGAILTGTYGEFGLYKPPRYTISGGDIQLINRNGSDWVELFQWVEELNCWLLIEGEQAELYSVFRYIRNLIVIFTFIVILVFSFNYLQFMYFNNKSEKNNLIYRSSFFDSSDIRFVFSPSGIGVDWSRTSEKVFNINKKKGISISNLGVSKISDGFSKLRATNRTQLFNIKIKGRIYSGSLKTLKKKQNEYILLECKDITRQAEYAKEMKAKEERLRTTMQATNQGYFDLNFENKTEYFDVSLVEMLGYPNNTTVDRSVLDSLVHPDDFNRLVEMNTKIFEVSVNQLLTCEVRMRTKNNEWRYILIKAKAVVRDEKGRAKRIVGVHTDVTLRKNAQIQLELERESVSILNEELKKSAKIKDDFIATMSHELRTPLNSIISLSDLLLDDGYGEVLSENQRNHLEVIERSGQHLLEIINDILDISKVTSGKMELHYEEINFDDVMHAILEMVKTLADKKQVEVSYQNAMNVDRILVDQQRFKQVMINLLTNAIKFTDEHKSVGVNCSNTTSNIKIEVWDEGIGMSQEGIKKLFKPFVQLDSEHTRSQQGTGLGLSLVKNMVELHSGSVSVQSEEGKGSVFTIVLPLKVPQEKLVEHNKPVFI; encoded by the coding sequence GTGTTGGCCATTGGTATTGATGGCGCCATTCTGACTGGAACTTATGGTGAGTTTGGTTTGTATAAACCTCCTCGCTACACTATCTCGGGAGGTGATATTCAATTAATTAACCGAAATGGGAGTGATTGGGTTGAATTATTTCAGTGGGTTGAAGAGCTTAATTGTTGGTTGCTCATAGAAGGGGAGCAAGCCGAGCTTTATTCTGTTTTTCGTTACATACGAAACCTTATTGTTATCTTTACCTTTATAGTTATATTAGTGTTTTCTTTTAACTACTTACAGTTTATGTATTTTAATAATAAATCTGAAAAGAATAATCTGATTTATAGGTCATCCTTTTTTGACTCATCTGATATTCGTTTTGTTTTCAGCCCGAGCGGTATTGGGGTTGACTGGAGTCGTACCTCAGAGAAAGTCTTTAATATTAACAAGAAAAAAGGCATTTCTATTAGTAATTTGGGTGTCAGTAAGATATCCGATGGCTTTTCTAAGCTAAGGGCTACAAATAGAACGCAATTGTTTAATATTAAAATTAAGGGGCGAATTTATTCAGGCAGCTTAAAAACCCTTAAGAAAAAACAAAATGAATACATTCTTTTAGAGTGCAAGGACATTACCCGCCAAGCAGAATACGCTAAAGAGATGAAAGCCAAAGAAGAGCGTTTACGTACGACTATGCAGGCAACCAATCAAGGCTACTTCGATCTTAATTTTGAGAATAAAACAGAATACTTTGATGTCAGTTTGGTTGAAATGCTTGGTTATCCTAATAATACCACGGTAGATAGAAGTGTATTGGATTCATTGGTTCATCCTGATGATTTTAATCGTTTGGTTGAAATGAACACTAAAATATTTGAGGTAAGTGTTAATCAGCTATTAACTTGTGAAGTACGTATGAGAACCAAGAATAATGAATGGCGTTATATTTTAATCAAAGCCAAAGCGGTGGTGCGAGATGAAAAAGGACGAGCGAAACGGATTGTTGGTGTGCATACAGATGTTACCTTAAGGAAAAACGCTCAAATACAATTGGAATTAGAAAGAGAGTCAGTCTCAATTCTTAACGAAGAACTCAAAAAATCAGCAAAAATTAAAGATGACTTTATTGCCACTATGAGTCATGAATTAAGAACCCCGTTAAATTCGATTATTTCATTAAGTGATTTATTGCTTGATGACGGATATGGCGAAGTGTTGTCAGAAAATCAACGTAATCATTTAGAGGTGATAGAGCGATCAGGTCAGCATTTGCTTGAGATCATCAATGATATCTTAGATATTTCTAAGGTTACCTCTGGAAAAATGGAGCTGCATTATGAAGAGATTAATTTTGACGATGTTATGCATGCCATATTAGAGATGGTTAAAACGCTGGCTGATAAAAAACAGGTTGAGGTTTCCTATCAAAATGCCATGAATGTTGATCGTATTTTAGTTGATCAGCAGCGATTTAAGCAGGTAATGATTAATTTGCTGACAAATGCGATAAAGTTTACAGATGAACATAAATCGGTAGGTGTGAATTGCTCAAATACCACTAGCAATATCAAGATTGAAGTATGGGATGAAGGTATTGGAATGTCGCAAGAAGGGATTAAGAAATTATTTAAACCATTTGTACAGCTAGACAGCGAACACACTCGTTCACAGCAAGGAACAGGGTTAGGATTGTCGCTTGTTAAGAATATGGTTGAGCTGCATTCAGGCTCGGTAAGTGTACAAAGTGAAGAGGGCAAGGGCAGCGTGTTTACAATAGTCTTACCGCTTAAAGTGCCTCAAGAAAAGTTAGTTGAGCACAATAAGCCAGTCTTTATCTGA
- a CDS encoding Rieske 2Fe-2S domain-containing protein has product MIKLCHINDINDNQSKGFSIEGHSLFAVKKYSQIFVYLNSCPHLGVQLEMVPDQFLDSSHSLIMCAMHGALFRIEDGLCISGPCLDQALSSIPFEIVDQHICISESALH; this is encoded by the coding sequence ATGATCAAACTGTGTCATATAAACGATATTAATGACAACCAAAGCAAAGGCTTTTCTATTGAAGGCCACTCGCTATTTGCCGTAAAAAAATACAGTCAGATATTTGTCTACCTTAATAGCTGCCCACATTTAGGTGTACAGCTCGAGATGGTACCTGACCAATTTCTAGATAGCAGCCACAGCCTAATCATGTGTGCCATGCACGGTGCTTTATTTCGTATTGAAGATGGTTTATGTATTAGCGGGCCATGCTTAGATCAAGCGCTGTCGAGCATTCCGTTTGAAATTGTTGATCAACACATCTGTATTTCGGAATCCGCTTTACACTAG
- a CDS encoding alkaline phosphatase PhoX codes for MQKPLISAMLIATLGMLTACGSDDGKNGEVGAAGKSGIDGAPGANGADGANGADGINGADGINGADGIDGANGSDGKDGADAGLMTAGLTRLATVPAGAEVTGAFITEEGDLFFNLQHPSDANEIPDADGVLLNKGTVGVLKGLNINKLPKNLISSPVPQTDKERQTVMSAYGEYQVVAQAGNTFGGAIPNGLGMIYDKNGTAAVSTAGWPDFNGFVSTGANEGYLFTNWESVPGGMSRLKLNKSNSGWMVDTSDVMMLDFGQWGTTANCFGSVSPWGTPLTSEEWGNFGDNTHQWDNANVSSSRRDVLKAYQDPTNANPNVVPNTYRLHYIVEIENPLGANPQPVKRYAMGRFEHENSIVMPDRKTVYLSQDDTDGVMFKFVADTAEDLSVGTLYGAKVTQDMGSTEPQTTGFDITWIELAHGNDTEIESWIAQYDAVEYHNDGDTSYLTDADAAAWAAGDANYPTVLNGGGKITAGQVMDNRIAFLESRKAAKAKGATAEWKKFEGIYVNQKRAQEAVEGVDLVANETVTNAYVYFAIADMDSGMVDNVGDIQLSARVKDCGGVYRMKLEAGYDVSRIEPVVMGSTYRSSLSGAERCDVNGLSQPDNVIVMDDGRILLGEDGFQENNTLWLYNPKVND; via the coding sequence GTGCAAAAACCACTAATCAGTGCAATGTTAATTGCAACCTTGGGGATGCTAACTGCATGCGGTAGCGATGACGGTAAAAATGGCGAAGTTGGTGCGGCGGGTAAAAGCGGCATTGATGGTGCGCCAGGGGCTAACGGCGCGGATGGTGCAAATGGTGCCGACGGAATAAACGGTGCCGACGGAATAAACGGTGCCGATGGCATTGACGGAGCAAATGGTTCAGACGGTAAAGATGGCGCAGATGCAGGTTTGATGACAGCAGGTTTAACGCGTTTGGCCACGGTGCCAGCCGGTGCGGAAGTAACCGGTGCATTTATTACAGAAGAAGGGGATTTATTTTTTAACTTACAGCATCCCTCCGATGCTAACGAAATCCCAGATGCGGATGGCGTATTATTAAATAAAGGTACGGTGGGTGTGTTAAAAGGTTTAAATATTAATAAATTGCCAAAAAATTTAATATCTTCGCCTGTGCCACAAACCGATAAAGAACGTCAAACCGTAATGAGTGCATATGGTGAGTACCAAGTGGTTGCACAAGCGGGCAACACATTTGGTGGTGCGATTCCTAATGGCCTTGGCATGATTTACGACAAAAATGGCACCGCAGCAGTGAGCACTGCTGGCTGGCCTGATTTTAACGGTTTTGTTTCAACAGGTGCCAACGAAGGTTACTTATTTACCAACTGGGAATCCGTACCAGGTGGCATGAGCCGTTTAAAATTAAACAAATCCAACTCAGGTTGGATGGTGGATACCAGTGATGTGATGATGCTAGACTTCGGTCAGTGGGGCACCACTGCAAACTGTTTTGGTTCGGTTTCCCCTTGGGGCACGCCATTGACGTCTGAAGAGTGGGGCAACTTTGGTGACAATACTCATCAGTGGGATAACGCTAATGTTAGCAGTAGCCGTCGTGATGTTTTAAAAGCCTATCAAGATCCAACCAACGCCAACCCGAATGTTGTGCCAAATACATATCGCTTGCACTACATTGTTGAAATTGAAAATCCACTAGGTGCCAACCCTCAACCGGTTAAGCGTTATGCTATGGGCCGTTTTGAGCATGAAAATTCAATTGTAATGCCGGATCGTAAAACCGTTTATTTATCTCAAGATGATACTGACGGTGTGATGTTTAAATTTGTTGCCGATACGGCGGAAGATTTAAGTGTAGGTACTTTGTACGGTGCAAAAGTCACACAAGATATGGGCAGCACTGAGCCACAAACTACCGGTTTTGATATTACTTGGATTGAGCTTGCTCATGGTAATGACACTGAAATCGAAAGCTGGATTGCACAATACGATGCGGTTGAATATCACAATGATGGTGATACCAGTTATTTAACCGATGCTGATGCCGCTGCTTGGGCAGCAGGTGATGCCAATTATCCAACGGTTTTAAATGGTGGCGGTAAGATCACCGCTGGCCAAGTGATGGACAACCGTATTGCTTTCTTAGAGTCTCGCAAGGCAGCCAAAGCAAAAGGAGCAACGGCTGAATGGAAAAAATTTGAAGGTATTTACGTTAACCAAAAACGTGCACAAGAAGCCGTTGAAGGTGTTGACTTAGTTGCTAACGAAACCGTAACCAATGCGTACGTTTATTTTGCAATTGCCGATATGGATAGCGGCATGGTTGATAATGTTGGTGACATTCAGTTGTCTGCCCGTGTTAAAGACTGTGGTGGTGTATATCGCATGAAACTAGAAGCGGGCTACGATGTATCGCGTATTGAACCTGTGGTAATGGGCTCAACATATCGTTCATCTTTAAGCGGTGCTGAGCGTTGTGATGTGAATGGATTGTCGCAGCCAGATAACGTAATTGTAATGGACGATGGTCGTATTCTACTTGGTGAAGACGGCTTCCAAGAAAACAATACTCTTTGGTTGTATAACCCAAAAGTAAATGACTAA